A single genomic interval of Gossypium raimondii isolate GPD5lz chromosome 11, ASM2569854v1, whole genome shotgun sequence harbors:
- the LOC105803968 gene encoding cinnamyl alcohol dehydrogenase 1: MEGRRVIGWAARDVSAHLSPYSFTLRKTGPEDVVLKVLYCGVDHTDLHQMRGELMPINYPLVPGHEVVGEVVEVGSEVNKFKLGDKVGVGCLISSCGKCLSCNSNNEQYCNQRVFTYGAVNKDGTPTHGGFSSAMVVHQKFVVQIPEKLAPEQAAPLLCAGVTAYSPLKQFNNSDKAIKAGILGLGGVGHLAVLIAKAMGHHVTVISSSENKKVEALEHLHADAFLVSSNAAEMEGAAASLDYILDTVPAFHSLEPYISLLKAGGKLTFVGVSTKPLHFNNDELILGNKSLTGSFIGSMEETQEILDFWAEKGLSTMIEVVKMDYINKAFERLKRNDVRYRFVLEVAGSNLE, from the exons ATGGAGGGAAGAAGGGTCATTGGATGGGCTGCCAGAGATGTATCAGCACATCTTTCACCTTATTCATTCACTCTCAG GAAAACAGGTCCAGAAGATGTGGTGTTGAAGGTATTGTATTGTGGAGTAGATCACACTGATCTACACCAGATGAGGGGTGAGCTTATGCCCATCAACTACCCATTGGTTCCAGG GCATGAAGTGGTGGGCGAGGTCGTGGAAGTGGGTTCAGAAGTAAACAAATTCAAGCTTGGAGACAAGGTTGGAGTTGGGTGCCTGATAAGCTCTTGTGGGAAATGCTTGTCTTGCAACTCCAATAATGAACAGTACTGCAACCAGAGGGTCTTTACATATGGTGCCGTCAACAAAGATGGAACTCCCACTCATGGTGGCTTTTCTTCTGCCATGGTGGTTCATCAAAA GTTTGTGGTGCAGATACCCGAGAAACTAGCACCAGAGCAGGCAGCACCGCTCTTATGTGCTGGAGTGACGGCTTATAGTCCCTTGAAGCAGTTCAATAACTCTGATAAGGCTATCAAGGCCGGAATTTTGGGGCTCGGCGGAGTCGGGCATTTGGCAGTGCTGATAGCAAAGGCAATGGGGCATCACGTAACCGTGATAAGTTCTTCAGAAAATAAGAAAGTGGAGGCTTTAGAGCATTTGCACGCCGATGCTTTCCTGGTGAGCTCTAATGCGGCAGAGATGGAGGGAGCAGCAGCCAGTCTCGATTACATTCTCGACACTGTCCCCGCTTTCCATTCTCTGGAGCCTTACATTTCGCTTCTCAAAGCTGGTGGGAAGCTGACTTTTGTTGGGGTTTCCACTAAGCCCCTGCATTTCAACAATGATGAATTGATTTTAG GGAATAAATCATTGACAGGGAGTTTCATAGGAAGCATGGAAGAAACACAGGAAATACTGGATTTTTGGGCAGAGAAGGGACTGAGTACAATGATAGAGGTGGTGAAGATGGATTATATAAACAAGGCTTTTGAGAGATTGAAGAGGAATGATGTGAGGTATAGATTTGTGCTGGAAGTTGCTGGAAGCAACCTTGAATGA